DNA from Drosophila busckii strain San Diego stock center, stock number 13000-0081.31 chromosome 2R, ASM1175060v1, whole genome shotgun sequence:
ctgctgctctcactcTACGCTAATCAGTTCCAGCTAATCTCGAAGGTCTCTTTATGACCAACTGTTGAGTTTTGATAGTGCGACTAAAACTGGACACTGCATTTTGCTGTGGAAACTTAAGAGTTTCGGCAGCAATTACAACTTAATTGGCTGCTATATAGCTGATAAGTCAAGGTCTGAGGGTTGGCTTGGGGATTAAAGAGGCAGCGAAGTGCAGCTGCAAAGGCCGCGCAActttttcacatattttttatagcgtCATCTATTAATCGAACCATACACCACACACCAGGGTAGATATGTACTTTTGAGAGTTATCTTATCGCATAACTGTCGCTGCACAGTGACGCCAAAATGCTTGTTAAGCTGCTATATTAATTGTGTGCAGCATTTTCTAGTTGTTGGCACTTTAATTTAACGCAcaatattaatacatataaattataagccataaatttgcaatttactgCTTTAACAATTATGTTGTTATCTATGGGAAAGCTCAATTAATTTGCCTGCTTGCATATtgcttttgcaccactgtgcattgCTTTACGCTAACTACGAATCGCTCTAGCTTTGGCTAGTACATTTAcactcatatttatttttttcgctgcctttgttgttgtttgtgctttgctgttgcctcAAAGCAGGCGTCGATTTTGTCATTAGTCGTGTTCCTGCTTAGTTCGAGTACAGTAGCCACTTTAGAAACATTTTGGACAACATCACCTTTcgaaatttttgtattaaaatttcgAAATTCCAAATTTTGCAGTTAATTCCACAACATGGCTAATATCAGAGAGCTGGCGCCAGAGCTGAAGGAGGTGGCGCGCACGCAGCTAAATGAGATCGATGAGAACATGGCGGCGCTGATTGAACAAATGCGCAACTGGATCAATGAGCAAGACTATCTGACCGCACGCACCGATGATCAGTTCTTGGTTGCATTCCTGCGCTTCTGTCACTGGGACGTGGAGGAGGCACAGAAGCGCATATTGTTCTATTACACATACAAGACCAAGGAGCACGAGCTGTTCAAGTCGCGCAGCATAGACGAAAAGCTCTACGAGTTGGCCAGAACGGGGTAAGAGCAGATGTAGATAAGcccaacaaattaatttttaattgttttattgtttccAGAATTTTCGCAACATTACCAAATCCCATAGGTCCCGGTGGCCCGCGTATACACTACACACGCATGGGACACATTGAGACTTCCAAGCACAGCGTCAGCGACATCTTTCGCTTTCATGCATTCCGTTCCGAAATTGAGATCAACACAGACGACAATTGGAACATTGCTGGCGTCATTGAAATCATCGATTTCACAAAAATCCCCTATTCACTTATGCTGCAGTTCGATGCGGGCATGTTCAAGCGCATGAATGCCTTCCTCGAGCATGGCATACCCACGAATTTAGTGGCCACGCACATTGTGCACGCCTCGCGAGAAACTCAATTTGTGCTTGGCCTGGTGCGGAATGTAATGAAGCAGAAGGAACTGGTGCGTATGCAGGTCAACTTGCTAAACGTAAACTAATTATCTGCTTGTCCTTAGCTGCACATACATTCCAATGTGGACTCGCTGGCGCGTGCACTGGGTAAGGAATATCTGCCAACAGAGCTGGGCGGCAACAACAGTTCGCTCAACGATGCCCCAGCACGCTATGAGGAGCAGCTGAAGAGCTTCGAGACTTACTTCAAGGAGGACGAACGCTACAGAGTCGACGAGAACTTGCGTGAGGCCTGTGAGAAGCAGGCGCGCACCACCATCGTGTCTCCTGTCACCACGGAAGGTTCGTTTCGCAAACTGAACTTTGATTGAGGTCGCGGCTCAAGCgcagatgcagatgcagaTACAGATGCAGTCCCTGTTGCAGATAACTAGTTGTATATCCAGATTGCacatacaacaaacaaacaaacaaacacctCCTCCTCtctctatacatatatatttatatatacattctACTTAATTGTATGTAGTGCAGAGCTAAAGTGAAACATTGGTCATAGCAGAACctgatattttataaaaattcatagaAAGCAACATCGAACATAAATTTGAACAAGATTAtaatgcaaaaagaaaaaagtaaatgtaattttaatgcaaagtgcacacacactaaaGAAGAAACTTAAACGGCCATCAAATGGCAACAAACCTCATGAAAGTcgattataatttattgttctTATCTAactgcatacatacatacaaacatgacAAGCATGTGTACATGTTACCCCCCTGCTCATTTCGGAAAGGTCTTCTATATTTTGTACTATGctaagttgttgttggcttttaagTTAAGCATCGATacgcacatacaaatacatgcatataaatacatatatacaagcatataatttttgataattatttttcattagtTAAGTGTCGTTTCTACTAATTTTGATACtagtttacatatatatacatatattacatacatacataggtaAATTTagtctacatacatataaactatTGAAATAATTGACAGTGTATTGTAGCGACCCATGTTGAGTacgttaataaattataacaaatttgtttgaatgtcaaaaaaaaaaaaaaaataaacagcaacaaaaaaaattgtaagcatAATTGGCCccttttaaacatttttgtatctACATTTTTTTGGACAATAACCTAGAGTTTGacactttgatttatgcacatttGCCAACTGATAAGCTGATGCTCCAATATCttaatgtgtctgtgtgtgtgtgtgtgtgtgtgtggcatttaacatttgattCATTTGTGCGACGTTTCACATTTagactgacagcagcagcttttgtgcataatttccttcaatttgaaattcaaattcaagcgCCCAATCGTGTGCGAGCGAAATAGCTATACTAGTTAGCTCAAGCAGTGTTGGTAACTGGCTAGCGATATTTGTGTTGTAAAACGGCTACTGCACTTTGTACTTTGTTTAGCCGCTGCACATAAttgctattttgtttaaaatggCAAAGTCTATTAAGTTTTATTACGATTTTCTTTCGCCGCCATCGCGTGCTCTATGGCTTGGACTTAAATTGAGCAAAGCTACCTTTGAAGATTGTCCTGTAGCATTGCGCAAACGTAAGTACtacaagctgctgcaattgagATCGGTGCAGGTGCTCTAAAAGCTTTGTTATGCAGGTGAACAGTTGACAGATGAGTACAAGAAGATTAATCGCTTCCAGAAGGTGCCAGCGCTGGTGGACGGTGATTTTCATATGGGCGAGAGCATTGCCATGACACGGTTTGCACTTTAGTCAAagtacaatataaatttataaaaatttactttgttttagTTACTTGGCTGATAAAGGACAGATAAGCCAGCAATTATATCCAAAGGATTTGCAGGCACGTGCACGTGTGGATGAGTTCCTGGAGTGGCAACACCTCAACTTGCGTATGGCTTGTGGCAAGTACTTCCGCGATGCTTGGCTGCTACCTATAAACGGGATTGCACCCAAGCCAAAGGCAGACAAGATCGATCAATACATCAAAGATGTTGAGACCAACTTGGAATTACTCGAGCGCTTTTGGCTGGACAAGGGTTTCCTTAACGGAGACAAGTTAACAATAGCTGATTTATTTGGCAGCGTTGAAATTGAACAGATTAGTAAGTCGCGTAGTCTACctttgtttatgcattaatGTTGTGTATTTTTCAGAGCTCTGTATGTACAATGTTAGCGAAAAGCGGTTTCCAAAGGTTGCCAAATGGCTGGAGCAAGTGCGTGAAGCAGCCAATCCCTATCATGATTTTGCACATgagtttgtaaacaaaaagtcCAAGCAAGCCGCTCAAGCTAAGCTTtgagcagctacagcaacaatttggttTTAGTCACAGCATTTACTGCCcagttaaattaaagtatgtatatttattgttgtgcttttttgtttaaacgttaataatttacaaagaAATAATACTTAATTGTGTACTGAACCATAAGAACTAATCAATGTCCAATTTTCTAAAGGAGCCCTCCAAGCCGAAAAGTGTTTCCGAGTTAATGGGCTGACCACGTCGCAGCTTTTCATTTGTGCCATAGGCCACATCTTGCTCAAAGAATTGCGTATAGCTCTCCAGCTTTTGAGTCCAAGTGTCGATAACATCTTGTATGCAGCCATTGGTGCCGCCATATTCAGCTGGCAGGCACTCCTTGGGCACATATTCATAGAGCGTATCCAGTTTGGAGTGTATATGAAAACGTTTGCGTATCTTCTCGCTCATTAAGCTCTTGGCTATGGACATGGCCGTCTCGGCGGTGGCAGGTGCATTGATAAAGTGAAAGCCTTTGGGTCTATACGGCAATGCCTTGTCGCCCAGCACTGCGAGCTTCTTAATTAGCACCACATCAAACTGAAACATGTGCCCAGCCGTGACGCCTTTCATATCGATAATTTCAACAAAACCGGAGACCATAGCATTGTCGTCTTCACGTATTTGTATTTCGCCCAGCATTGTGTTGACCTGCATGACCTCTGCAATGGAATACTTAGCAGCGTCGTACTGGGCATAGCGTGATATGTGTATGCGTGGACCATCGATTGTCAGCGGCTTGGGCAGACGCAACAGGCAGCTTTAATGggaaaatcaattgatttacAACAAAAGAGACTTTAAAGTGGAAAAGTGCATACCCGGTTTTAAAGATAGCCAATTGTTTCTCGCCCACAAAGCGATTCTTGTACAGCTCGGGGACTGCTCCACGCATGGCATAAAAGTTGTCCAGCTTGTGCTTCGTCTTCTCTATGCTGTACTTGCAGCCACGCAGAAAGGCCACTAGGAATTGTGCATCCTGGCGTGCGCTCAGATGCGGCTGCTTTGAGATCCATGCGCGCAGCATGTTGATGTCCTCTTCAATGCGTTCGGGCACCTCGCCCAGTTCCTGTTGCGCCTTCAGCGCCAGCTCAGCGCTCAGCGGGCGTATGGCATAGTCCTCATTGGCGCTCATGTTGGCTATGTAAAGAAGACTTTGATTTATTGAACAAGTTTAGCGATAAGTTACTAATTTTCTTTCCGGCTATTCTATTTGGGTTGTCATGCTGTTTTATACATTAGATTAGATATGAACTAAGTAAGGCCAGCAGGTGATGGAATTTGTGAAACAGTTTGTCATCAAtattggcaaacaaaacacattaAACAATCTGCAGattagattaaattaaatgcccaGACTTGAGTTCAGCTGGTATTCTCCAGTTATAGTGAGTGTATAGCTTAGTCATACTCGtaaattttagttataagTACAACAGATTTCTAATCAGTGCTTTGATCTGCTCCGAACTTTTTCAGCTGCGCCACTTCACTTTGCAAttgtctttaatttaaattaccagttataaatgtttatatatagatGTATATATGGATTGCGTGCACTTGTTATGTAGCTGACCAGGCgcgctttttataaattacgGCGACTGCTccgtatttaaatattgaactaCTGCCGCTGTCTGCGTTCCATGCACGACTGTCGACGCTTCGGTAGCGTGCTGGCCAATTTGGTCCGATCACCTCTCACCTGCGCCCTGCTCAGTGATTATGTTCTCGCACTCCTCGCTTTCGTCATGTCGTCGTGACGCATCGACTAATGACAGTTGCTTGCTCTTGAAACTTAAGTGAGTGCAATTGAGCGAACAAGTGAGAGAGTTAAGTTCGCTTTTGAGTTTGGGGGCCGGCGAGAGCTTGTTACAGTAATTTACGCCTATTGTCATATAAGTCAATTATCTGTGTGGGCGATAAGATATCAAAGTTAGCAAATCTATTTGAGTAAGACAAACTATTTGTAGTTTGCATAACAGTTGTGTTCTATGTTCATCAacgaaatgcaaatatttggctCTTTACAAATGTCAAGTCAGTTGCACTGTCAATGCCTCAATTATCAGTTACTATCTACTAAGTATTTTCCATTTAGCTGTCCAGGGAGTTACATAGATAATGTCCTTATCTATAAACATGATACATCTGTTTTGATTattatggtttttttttgcttaactaTACTTAGTTATATTCACTTTTTATCAGCTGTTATCGTTGCATATTGAACCCAGTCAAAATTGTGCTTTAACCAAGTAGCTACTATGTTCAGTTGTTTTTCATAACTACTGCCTAATATATTGAGATATTGATTGATGTATAtaatgtatttgcttttgttttatactgGCTGGAAATATAACAAAACGCTAAgcatatgtatttttgttataacaaGGACAATAAATATCCGATTCTAAAACGGTTTAATGTTTTATACTCTTTTGTTCATACCATTTTAAACCATCTATTTATGCTTTCCACGCTTAGTAAAACGGGTAACAGTtaatcagttttttttttagctagtTCAGCTTCTAACTGTTTACTGTTTATGCTCGTAAATTGATGCTAGAAACAAcagttgcatcattacattttgcattttacaacttttaattttttcgcGATTTTGAGAAAAATCGTGATGTAACCATCATgaattttgtcaaaaaatCGAATCTTTTGGattttccaaatttgaatgctgaTTGAACAGTGAGTGTGTCGGAATTCCtctgcatttgaattttcaaaattaaatcgCCAAAATTaccaaaacaattaaaatttaaataaaaaattgaacaaaaattgCTTTGGGACACTTGGACCAAAAGTTAGCCAGGACGTAAACAGTGGCTTGAAACCTCAAAAAGTGGTTTGCGTCCTTTCTGAATTTTGGTCCAATGGGCCAAAGTAATTTTTAGTGAAAAATcgaaatttttcaaatttgaatgccGATCGATAGAGTGGCGTCCTGCGAGTGTGGCAAtccaaaaattttgaaaattcgGCAGGATACGGCAGAGTTATGGCTATTTTTCCCTGCAGGAATTGTCCGTGCAGAAACAACTCCGAAAATGCTGCAtactttaagctgcaaagTGTTGTTGGTTGTTACCTCGATTAACACGGGTTAGTGTCGCGACTAGCTGCTGGTGCGTGTCGCGGCTTAGTGCAGCCATCTTCTGTTAATTTCTGTTCGGTTGATGTTTCATAAAATTGCCGCTAGCTGGCTATCTTTTTCGTGGCTAACTTTTTCTCCAAGTACCCAaagtaactttttgttttatttttaacttaattgtttttaaatagcaGAGATCGcttcaattcaaaattattactTTCAAtatgatttattaaaaaaatgtttaaaaatacaattgttCAACCTAAAATCTTGTTTAAGcgtaaattaaaagtataacTAACACTAGTAAGAATTCGGATTCTAAGCAAATTGTATAAGGCATATtgtgttattttgttgtttgcttgcttttgtttgtttttcaacgcacacattaaatttaagataatatcacattatttaaaaataaatattattagaaaGGCAATCTtgaacacaaaacacaaatcaaaaaaatatatattcggGTAGCTCAtagctacatacatacaaatgtgtgGGCTTAAGCCCATCTGTtggttatatatatattcaaagaGAATACTGTACTTAATTATAAGGCAGTTGTGGCTCTGAATTTCTCGATTTATCGTTCGCAGCTGCTTATGTAACTAGtcattgtatatataaactaatagTTAGGTATGTATATTGTATGAAACTCTGCTGACATTACAGTTTGACAGCAACTGTCTCAAGCAATTATGCTGGTAGTAGGCACAATTGGCAAGCTTTCCATATGCGGAAGTTGACAGAAACTCTTGAATTCAATCACaactcaataaaaatataaacgcgTGGCCAGTTGCCTAAACTTAAGCtagtatttataatatattatttatagatcAATGCAGGCCAATCCTAAAAACGTCAGGCTAAAGACGTAAACAGCAAAACTAAGCATAAAGTCAGTCTATAGATTTGCTTAGTGCTGCCAGCCGCCGCATTGCCTGCCGTTGTCTCATTGCTGCCCGAGACCAGCGGCGACGTCCAGCGCTGCTCCTCGTCCACATCGTTGGCATTGCGCGGGCACTTCATCCAGTGGCGTGCCGATAGCTTGGGCCGGGCATGCGCCACTTTCATGCGCGCATCGTTGAACTCCCAGTAGCCCAGATTCTTGAAGAAATAGGTCTTGCCATTCTCCCACTGGAAGGCTGCATCAATGTTGTAGCCCACGCCTGCCCAAATGGACATGTCACGGGGATAATCCAGCTCCACCTTGCCCGTAAACTCATCGATGCGCCAGTACAAAGTGCCGCTGGTCAAATACGTGCGATTATTATAGCCCCAAACAAAGGCGGCGTCAATGTGCGTCAACGAGGGCGGCAGACCCAAGCTGGTCAAGGGCTGTGGATAACCAGGCGCCAAACTCACCGAATCGAAGACATAGTATTGACGccctaataataaaatgtaattaaatattaagctgcaACGCGAGTAACGTTTAAACTTACCTATAAAGAACACAATTTGATGCTGTTTATTTTCATAGACTGCATCCACTTTGCCGAAATCCTCGGGCAGAACTGACCAATAGCTGCGCGTTTCGGTAGCTTCGTCGTTGTATAAGCCTTTGGTACCAATGCGCCAAAGAAACTGTAGGAAATAAATGACGCATAcgtattataaaaatatcaattgatgttaaaattatagtaaaaagaatacgcaataaatatttaaatttatagcaatactTGGAAAATgcgttttcatttaattgtgtGTCTTACCTGTCCTCTGAAGATGAACAGCTCGCCGCGTATCATGGAGATGGCATCGTAGTTGGTCAAGCATTTGTCTGGCTTGGGCTTGCGCTTGATTGGCTTGATGGGCTTGTTGTGTCGTTGGCCATAGGTGGGATAGCCGGGATAGTAATATGGCTTGTGTGGCGATCTTGTGGCTGCAGTGCGGCGTGTTGCTGGCGCGCGCGTTGtcgaagttgttgttgtagttgttgttgtatagcGATCGCGATCGCGGCTGCGATCCTTGTTTGGATAGTAGTTGGGATAGTAGGGATGGCGATTGGGATTCTTGGGTCGCACTTGTGGATAGTAGCTGCGcatggtggtggtggttgttgttgtagtgctCGTTGTTGAGGGCGTGGTCTGTGGGCGGTAGACACCCcaggttttgcttttggcaccATAGAGCTCTTGTATGCCCAAGCGGTCGTCGTCGGGCAGCTTGCCCTCCACCTCATTGTTCTGATACCAGGGAAACATAATCGCATTGGAGTCCGAGGAGTGGCCCAGGCCCAGCGAGTGACCCAATTCGTGCACGGCAACGTTTAAAAAGTTGGTGCCtgcagacaaaaaaaaaatgaagaacaTGCGAATTGgttaatggcagcagcaaaagcgaaaAGAAAAGCCACTGACACAAAGACGTGCGTTGTCGTCGCCTTGACGACTTTGTAAGTGGCATAAAAATGGCGTCGCTGCAACATTTtactcaagcagcagcaacaataactgttCAGTTGTGGCGTTGCCAACGTGACGCGTCATGctgacaattttttattggcatTAAAAACCATTCATGGTTTGGTTTGGGTGTGGGTTTGGgagtctgttgctgttgctgctgctgcacacaatTTATTGCGCTAAATTACAAAACGCATgcaggcgctggcgctggcgatgGCGCTGGCGCCAGTCATTGTGCCCAGCTGGTTGCCCGCtcgtttattgattttgcctTGTGGCTGTGGCGCCGGCCAGTAATTTGCCCGCAAGCAAAccacacaacagcagcagcagcagcagcagcagctgcattacATTATTAtctaataaaatgcataatgcaTATTATAAATAGACTCACCTCGGCTATCGTCCGTGCTGGACTCGAACTCCCACTGCTCGTCGGCATCGAAGTGCGCATCGCCGCCGCGTCCTGTGCCGGGATAAAAGGCGTGCGCCAGCACCTGCCCAGGCCCATCGAATTTGTAGCTATCGCCATGATCGCGcctgcaaaacacacacacaaacgcacattATTAGCTTCAATCAATGGCAACGGGCAAACATTTTATCTAAGCGCAGtcagggcagcagcagcataaactcTTTGATTTAACATCAATGTGGCCATGACTCAGTTTACgctcagttgctgttgctgttgctgttgctgttgctgttgctgttgttgtcagcaTCTTCATTGGTTTCATGCTTTTAATACTTGGGAATATTTATCGCTGCCTCCAGTTTTAAGTGTCCCATTTTATGAGCGTTGCCTGCTGCAGCGCCAAGTTTATTGCGTAACGTAAGAACGTTATTTTTTATGGCGCAGCACATAACTCTAGCTACAGCCAATTTTTAACGCATATCACTCATACGCACCGTGCAAAAAGTACTTGTATATCGGCCTGACTGCTGTACACTTCACGGAATGTCAACTTGGAGTTGCTCTCCCAAACGTTCAAGGCTCGTGCCACCATTATGCGTATCTTGTCCGCCTCGggcattgattgattgaccaaactgcaagagagagagagagagagcaaattaaaagtagtgtaattattataaagccataaaatataaaatagttgcTGCAACTGTAAAGCACACGCAAGTTAAAGAGCAATGCATAactgttgttgcctgttggGTTCACTTAAATAGATTGATTTATTATGCTCTCATGCACACAGagcaaaattttcattttttgtgttCGTTTCAAGTAATGGAAATTCTTTAAGCAAGGCATGTTGCCCTTTTACttgtattcaaattataaaCGTACTTCAAAGTGCATAACTTGGCTAAAATTATGTGTATCTTGTTgcttttaacacacacacacacacacacatacagtgggtgttggcaaataaaaggtgaagcaattttaattttgggcCGCAAACAGCAGCGCTCTAGATTCtaagaaatattaaagttgtCTTCCTACCTTGGCTCTTGCTATTTGCTTGTGAAAAGTTTGCTCCAGATAAATCTTAGACTtgaagttaatttaaatttcaacttcGAGAGCGTtgtaacttttataatttataaaataaacacaccTATAATTGATTactttttaaacaaatctATTTTGGGCGACGCtgatattaaataacatttaagctaaaaattacattaatgcattttataaacaaatctaAAGCAGTTTGATTGCagtaaaagatttattaaattaatatattcaaatttgttcACTTTATTGTGTAACTctgcttaatataaaaacaatgtgCATTCCAATTACTGACTTTCGCTATTGTGTGTGCTCACTGTACTTTGCATAGACAGcacttgtataaaaataaataaattgcactcTTTGCGCATTGTCTGCTGACATTTTGGCCTAGAACTTTGTGTCAACGTGGTCAGGTTgccaaagaaacaaaaaccgCTAATatgaggcacacacacatagacatagacacatgaacacacgcacacacgtaACTAAGTTTGactttgaaatgcaaaaatatcctttgtttgctgtgtgtaGATAGCAAGGCTAAGAGGCGGTCAGTTGTAGGGGATTCACTTAGTTGCCTATTTGGCTTATTTGCTGACAGCAAAGTTGTCTGgaccacaacagcagccaacagccagGAGAGCACAGCAGgtagaaacaacaacaacagccactcACTTACTCGATTTCCGCTTGGACAGAAGTTCACTCTGTCGCTTCGGTGTTGGCTCCAAAGCACTATGtttcaaacattttatgcaaattagttaTGTTTCTTTTATGCCAACgtgccagttgctgctcacGAAGCAGCGACGCCTGCCCCCAGGGGAGATGGCAGCTAataaaggcaacagcagcaacaacagccaactgGCCAAAGCTGAGGTTGAGGTTGTTAGCCAAAGACAGAGCCGCTGTGTGCTTGTTCCTTTCTTATTCCAGCTgatgtttttgctttcttgttgtgctttttACGCTAGctttagtgctgctgctgctgctggccttaGTTGGCATAGCctacagtgcgtatgcgtgtttaCTCAATATGCATTGAGGCATTTAACTGTTTGCGGCACACCCATATGATCGTTTCAGTTAAACGCTCtacacagcaaaaaacaaaaataaaagctgcaaactaaaatttatgatCTGACACTTGATGCTGAAAATTTATGTAGCAGCtttgcaaaattataataaatggcgagttgaaaaactaaaaagattGTCTATATATTAAGAAGTATGATTTATGATTTGCTTCACCCTAAATATtagagaaaattaaaatatattaagtatgtttttatttatgaatattcATGCCAACTTGtcattcatttttgtttagtttgcttgcatttctctcagtgttatgcttccaattccaattccgcTTGTtactcttttcttttttttctttacatttGTGTTAGAGCCTTGCCCCATCGCATTGCTTGCTGACACGTTTGGCAAATCGAAgagcgtttgcgtttgctatTGCGTAGACTGCAACATCATTAGCCACACGTACTAACATATGATTggagactgctgctgctgttgctggagcACTTGACCTGAACGTCGTGTGGCGTTGCTGTCATTCAGTTCATTTCCATGGGGCga
Protein-coding regions in this window:
- the LOC108596532 gene encoding retinol-binding protein pinta codes for the protein MANIRELAPELKEVARTQLNEIDENMAALIEQMRNWINEQDYLTARTDDQFLVAFLRFCHWDVEEAQKRILFYYTYKTKEHELFKSRSIDEKLYELARTGIFATLPNPIGPGGPRIHYTRMGHIETSKHSVSDIFRFHAFRSEIEINTDDNWNIAGVIEIIDFTKIPYSLMLQFDAGMFKRMNAFLEHGIPTNLVATHIVHASRETQFVLGLVRNVMKQKELLHIHSNVDSLARALGKEYLPTELGGNNSSLNDAPARYEEQLKSFETYFKEDERYRVDENLREACEKQARTTIVSPVTTEGSFRKLNFD
- the LOC108597580 gene encoding glutathione S-transferase theta-1, with amino-acid sequence MAKSIKFYYDFLSPPSRALWLGLKLSKATFEDCPVALRKREQLTDEYKKINRFQKVPALVDGDFHMGESIAMTRYLADKGQISQQLYPKDLQARARVDEFLEWQHLNLRMACGKYFRDAWLLPINGIAPKPKADKIDQYIKDVETNLELLERFWLDKGFLNGDKLTIADLFGSVEIEQIKLCMYNVSEKRFPKVAKWLEQVREAANPYHDFAHEFVNKKSKQAAQAKL
- the LOC108595000 gene encoding alpha-tocopherol transfer protein-like — protein: MSANEDYAIRPLSAELALKAQQELGEVPERIEEDINMLRAWISKQPHLSARQDAQFLVAFLRGCKYSIEKTKHKLDNFYAMRGAVPELYKNRFVGEKQLAIFKTGCLLRLPKPLTIDGPRIHISRYAQYDAAKYSIAEVMQVNTMLGEIQIREDDNAMVSGFVEIIDMKGVTAGHMFQFDVVLIKKLAVLGDKALPYRPKGFHFINAPATAETAMSIAKSLMSEKIRKRFHIHSKLDTLYEYVPKECLPAEYGGTNGCIQDVIDTWTQKLESYTQFFEQDVAYGTNEKLRRGQPINSETLFGLEGSFRKLDID
- the LOC108596750 gene encoding matrix metalloproteinase-2 isoform X1, with product MCFTYGLTLAFALAALLCLSTAQATDNNNNNKQHQLLLPHHSHSHHHNGHHQSPQPPPPGEQHQSDYPNGKQKNAVSEDIMYNYLMQFDYLPKSDLETGALRSEEQFTDAIRNLQTYGNIPVTGKIDAATAQLIQKQRCGVGDNKYANNFSPDNLDHGMDHGNSLRVRRYVLQGAKWDKTDLTWSLVNQSMPEADKIRIMVARALNVWESNSKLTFREVYSSQADIQVLFARRDHGDSYKFDGPGQVLAHAFYPGTGRGGDAHFDADEQWEFESSTDDSRGTNFLNVAVHELGHSLGLGHSSDSNAIMFPWYQNNEVEGKLPDDDRLGIQELYGAKSKTWGVYRPQTTPSTTSTTTTTTTTMRSYYPQVRPKNPNRHPYYPNYYPNKDRSRDRDRYTTTTTTTTSTTRAPATRRTAATRSPHKPYYYPGYPTYGQRHNKPIKPIKRKPKPDKCLTNYDAISMIRGELFIFRGQFLWRIGTKGLYNDEATETRSYWSVLPEDFGKVDAVYENKQHQIVFFIGRQYYVFDSVSLAPGYPQPLTSLGLPPSLTHIDAAFVWGYNNRTYLTSGTLYWRIDEFTGKVELDYPRDMSIWAGVGYNIDAAFQWENGKTYFFKNLGYWEFNDARMKVAHARPKLSARHWMKCPRNANDVDEEQRWTSPLVSGSNETTAGNAAAGSTKQIYRLTLCLVLLFTSLA
- the LOC108596750 gene encoding matrix metalloproteinase-2 isoform X2, which codes for MPEADKIRIMVARALNVWESNSKLTFREVYSSQADIQVLFARRDHGDSYKFDGPGQVLAHAFYPGTGRGGDAHFDADEQWEFESSTDDSRGTNFLNVAVHELGHSLGLGHSSDSNAIMFPWYQNNEVEGKLPDDDRLGIQELYGAKSKTWGVYRPQTTPSTTSTTTTTTTTMRSYYPQVRPKNPNRHPYYPNYYPNKDRSRDRDRYTTTTTTTTSTTRAPATRRTAATRSPHKPYYYPGYPTYGQRHNKPIKPIKRKPKPDKCLTNYDAISMIRGELFIFRGQFLWRIGTKGLYNDEATETRSYWSVLPEDFGKVDAVYENKQHQIVFFIGRQYYVFDSVSLAPGYPQPLTSLGLPPSLTHIDAAFVWGYNNRTYLTSGTLYWRIDEFTGKVELDYPRDMSIWAGVGYNIDAAFQWENGKTYFFKNLGYWEFNDARMKVAHARPKLSARHWMKCPRNANDVDEEQRWTSPLVSGSNETTAGNAAAGSTKQIYRLTLCLVLLFTSLA